The following proteins are co-located in the Argopecten irradians isolate NY chromosome 9, Ai_NY, whole genome shotgun sequence genome:
- the LOC138331611 gene encoding aspartate dehydrogenase domain-containing protein-like: MRVGVVGFGHLGQYLVQQIEEHASLELAFVWNRTPSALDGIQKDLILENLSDFADRKADLIVEVAHPNITKQWGATFLGAADYMIGSPTALSDAALETELRKAAVSHGLYVPSGAFWGGEDIKKMADRGTLQALKVSMTKHPTCFKLNGDLKTKNDQVTDKKVVLYEGNVRGLCPLAPNNVNTMAAAATAAHNLGFDKVTGCLVSDPSLTDWHIVEVEVWGPGNIENNTAFHVKTVRRNPANVGAVTGSATYASFLSSMLGAKGKGPGVHLC; the protein is encoded by the exons ATGCGCGTGGGCGTGGTAGGATTTGGACATTTAG gGCAATATTTAGTAcaacagattgaggaacatgCCTCTCTTGAGTTGGCTTTTGTTTGGAATAGGACTCCGTCAGCTTTAGATGGCATTCAGAAGGACTTAATTCTTGAAAATCTTTCAGATTTTGCAGACAG gaAGGCGGATTTGATTGTAGAAGTAGCTCACCCTAACATTACTAAGCAATGGGGAGCAACATTTCTGGGAGCTGCTGATTACATG ATTGGCTCGCCAACGGCACTAAGTGATGCAGCTTTGGAAACTGAACTGAGGAAGGCAGCAGTCAGTCATGGTCTTTACGTTCCCTCCGGAGCATTTTGGGGAGGAGAGGATATAAAGAAGATGGCTGACAGAGGAACATTACAG GCATTAAAAGTTTCTATGACAAAACACCCCACCTGTTTCAAACTTAATGGTGATTTGAAGACAAAGAATGATCAAGTGACCGACAAAAAAGTTGTCCTGTATGAAG GTAATGTTCgtgggttatgtccccttgcTCCAAACAATGTCAACACGATGGCAGCAGCAGCAACAGCAGCGCACAACCTCGGGTTTGATAAAGTCACAGGCTGTCTGGTGTCTGATCCAAG TCTTACAGACTGGCACATAGTGGAGGTAGAGGTTTGGGGTCCTGGAAACATTGAGAACAACACAGCTTTCCATGTAAAAACTGTCCGACGGAATCCTGCCAACGTTGGTGCCGTAACAGGAAGTGCAACTTACGCTTCATTTCTCAGCAGCATGCTGG GAGCCAAGGGTAAAGGACCAGGCGTACATCTGTGCTGA